Genomic segment of Streptomyces zhihengii:
GGCGTGCACCCCTCCGCCCGCGCGAACTCCCCGACCCGGGCGAACAACTCCTCCCCCAGGTCCAGTTGCACCTGACCGCCCCGGTGCGACGCCACCGCCGGACGCGGACGGTCGAGGCCGAGACCGTGCTCCTCCGGAAGGCCCTTCAACGCCTCCCGCCAGAAGGCGAGGTCACCGCCGAGCACACTGCCCGCGTCGTCCGCCGACCCCAGCACCCTGCGCTGCCAGGCGGCATAGTCCGCGTAGTCCACCGCCGGAACCTCCAGCACCGACACCGCCGCCCCCGCGACCCGCGCCGCATACGCGCGCTCCAGGTCGGCGAAGAACGCCGCGTTGGACAGACCGTCCGTCGCGATGTGGTGGAGGACGAGGGACAGGACCTGGGCGCGGTCGTCGGCGAGGTCGAGGAGCGTGGCGCGCAGGGGTGTATCGGAGCCGAGGTCGAAGGGCGTGCCGGCCAGTTCGGCGAGGGCGGCGTCGAGATCGGCGGAGTCGATCCGGCGACGTCGTACGACGACCCGGGCCTCGTCCGGCGACAGGATCCGCTGCCGCGGCTCCCCGTCCACCGCCTCGAACACCGTCCGCAGCGGAGCATGCCGCCCCACCACATCACCCAGCGCCGCCGCCAGCACACCGACATCCAGCCCACCCGCACACCGCACCACCAACGGCACGTTGTACGCCGCACTCCCACCCTCCAACTGCGCCAGCAACCACAACCGCCGCTGAGCGAACGACGCCACCGGCAGCACACCCGCCACCGAAGCCCCCTCCCCCGGCACCAACGGCGGCAGCACCACACCACCCGCGCCCTCCCGCCCGGCCACCACCTCCGCCAGACCCGCCACCGTCGGACGCGCGAACACATCCCGGATCGTGAGGCGGACACCCAGCGCCTCGGCCACCCGATTCGTCAGCCGCGCAGCCAGCAGCGAATGACCGCCCAGGTGGAAGAAGTCGTCGTCGACGGTGAGGAGGGCGGTGGTGGCGAGGGTGCCCCGGAAGAGGGCGAGCAGCGTCTCCTCCAGCGGGGTGCGCGGGGCGCGTCCGCCGGTGGCGAGGGGGGCCGGCTCGGGCAGGGACCGCTTGTCCACCTTGCCGTTCGGCGTCAGCGGCATCCGCTCCAGCACCGTGAGGAAGGTGGGCACCAGGTGGTCGGGGAGCCGGTCGGCGGTGTGCCGGCGGATCTCCTCCGGCTCGGCCACCGCGTCCAGCACCACATAGGCGGCCAGCCGCTGCTCATGCACCGTCACCACCGCCTGCGTCACCGCCGGATGACCCAGCAGCACCGCCTCCGTCTCGCCGGGCTCGACGCGGAAGCCGCGGATCTTGATCTGGTCGTCGGCGCGCCCCTCGTAGACGATCCGGCCCCCGGTGTCGAAGCGGGCCAGGTCACCGGTCCGGTAGAGGCGGGCGCCCTTGGTGCCGTACGGGTCGGGCACGAAGCGGGAGGCGGTCAGGTCGGGGCGGCCGAGGTAGCCGTGGGCGAGGCCCTCGCCGGCGAGGTAGAGCTCGCCCGTCACACCGGGCGGGCACAGGTTCAGATACGGATCGAGGATGTAGGCGCCCTTGTTGACCAGCGGCACCCCCACGGGCACCAGGGCGGGCGGGGCGTCGCCGCGCGGGATGGCGTGGGTGGTGGTGAAGCCCATCGACTCGGCCGGACCGTACCCGTTCACCACCTCGACACCGGGCCGCAGGCGCTGGAGCTTGTGGACATGCGCGGGGGACGCTGCCTCGCCGCCGGTGAAGGCGACCGTCACCGACTCGAACGCCTCGGGATGCTCGTCCACCAGGAAGTTGAACAGGCTCGCCGACAGCTGGAGCATCGTCACCCCGTGCCGGCGCGACAGCTCAGCGATCAGCGCCGGCTCCGGACGCTGCCCCGGCTGGAGCACCGACACACCGCCGTGCAGCAACGCGCCCCAGAACTCCAGACTGAACGCGTCCCACGACACCGGCGAGCACTGGAGGAACACCTCCTCCGCACCGAACCGGCCGTAGGACTGACCGCTCACCGTCGACACCAGATTCCGGTGCGACGACAGGATCCCCTTCGGACGCCCCGTCGAGCCCGAGGTGAACATCACGCACGCCGTGTCGTCGCCGGTGACCTCCAGGCCGAGGTCGTCCGCCGCGAGGGCGGTCAGGTCGGCTGCCGAGGCGGTGACCGTGGTCCACGGGCCGTCGACGCGGGGGGCGAGCGCGGTGGTGGTGACGAGGTGGCCGATCCCGGCGTCCCCGGCGGCCGAACGCAGCCGCTCGTCGGGGAAGTCCGGGTCCAGCAGCGTGTAGCCCGCCCCCGTCTTGACCACCGCCACGACCGCCGTCGCGAAGTCCGCACCCCGCTCCAGCAGCACCCCGGCCAGATCACCGCGCCCCAGCCCCTGCGAGCGCAGATGCCGCGCCAACCGGTTGGCAGAAGCGTTCAGTTCGGCATACGACACCTGCCGGTCACCGTCGACCAGCGCGACCCGATCCGGCCCCGCGGCCACCTGCGCCTCGAACCGCCGCACCAGCGACAGCTCCCCCGCCTCCGCCACCGACCCGGCCCACGAACCGGTCAACAGCTCCCGCTCGCCGGACGACAAGGTCTCCAACCGCGACAACCGGACCTCCGGCGCCTCCAGCACCTGCCCCAGCACCCGCCCGAGGACCTCCGCCATCCGCCGCACGGTCACCTCGTCGAAGAGGTCGGCGGCGAAGATCACGGTGGCTCCGAGGGCCGTGCCGTCGTCCGAGCGCAGGAAGAACTCCAGGTCGAACTTGGCCGATCCGCCGGCGACGGTCCTCACCTCGGCGGTGGGCAGCCCGTGCAGGGCGAGCTCCGGCACACCGCCGGTCTCCAGGGTCAGGCAGATCTGGAAGAGGGGGTGGCGGGAGAGGGTCCGGGAGGGGTTGGCCGCTTCCAGGACCAGGTCGAACGGCGCCTCCTGGTGGGCGAAGGCGTCCAGGTCGGCGGACCGGACCCGCGCCAGCAGCTCACGGAAGGTCGGATCACCCGCGCTGTTCGTCCGCAGCACCAGCGTGTTCACGAAGAACCCCACCAGCTCGGCGAGCGCCTCGTCGGTACGGCCCGCGACGGGCGAGCCGATCGCCAGATCCGCCCCCGCCCCCAGCCGCGACAACGCCGCCACCAGCGCCGCGTGCACCACCATGAACGGCGTGCACCCCTCCGCCCGCGCGAACTCCCCGACCCGGGCGAACAACTCCTCCCCCAGGTCCAGTTGCACCTGACCGCCCCGGTGCGACGCCACCGCCGGACGCGGACGGTCGAGGCCGAGACCGTGCTCCTCCGGAAGGCCCTTCAACGCCTCCCGCCAGAAGGCGAGGTCACCGCCGAGCACACTGCCCGCGTCGTCCGCCGACCCCAGCACCCTGCGCTGCCAGGCGGCATAGTCCGCATAGTCCACCGCCGGAACCTCCAGCACCGACACCGCCGCCCCCGCGACCCGCGCCGCATACGCGCGCTCCAAGTCGGCGAAGAACGCCGCGTTGGACAGACCGTCCGTCGCGATGTGGTGGACGACCAGCGAGAGGGTCGTCGCCCCGTCGTCGGTCTCCAGGGCGACCGCACGCACCGGCAGGTCCGTCGCAAGGTCGAAGGGCGTGCCGGCCAGTTCGGCGAGGGCCGCGTCGAGATCGGCAGCGCCGATCCGGCGACGCTCCACGACCACCCGGGCCTCGTCCGGCGACAGGATCCGCTGCCGCGGCTCCCCGTCCACCGCCTCGAACACCGTCCGCAGCGGAGCATGCCGCCCCACCACATCACCCAGCGCCGCCGCCAGCACACCGACATCCAGCCCACCCGCACACCGCACCACCAACGGCACGTTGTACGCCGCACTCCCACCCTCCAACTGCGCCAGCAACCACAACCGCCGCTGAGCGAACGACGCCACCGGCAGCACACCCGCCACCGAAGCCCCCTCCCCCGGCACCAACGGCGGCAGCACCACACCACCCGCGCCCTCCCGCCCGGCCACCACCTCCGCCAGACCCGCCACCGTCGGACGCGCGAACACATCCCGGACGGTGAGGCGGACACCCAGCGCCTCGGCCACCCGATTCGTCAGCCGCGCAGCCAGCAGCGAATGACCGCCCAGGGAGAAGAAGCTGTCGTCGATGCCGACGGGGCCGGTGGCGTCGAGGGTCGTGGTGAACAGGCCGAGCAGGGTCTCCTCGGTCCGGTTGCGCGGGGCGCGGATCGCGGCCCGGAGCGCGACGGGTGCGGGCAGGGCCCGCTTGTCGATCTTTCCGTTGGGGGTGACGGGGAGGCGGTCGAGAACGGTGAGGTAGGTGGGGACCAGGTGGTCGGGGAGCCGGTCGGCGGTGTGCCGGCGGATCTCCTCCGGCTCGGCCACCGCGTCCAGCACCACATAGGCGGCCAGCCGCTGCTCATGCACCGTCACCACCGCCTGCGTCACCGCCGGATGACCCAGCAGCACCGCCTCCGTCTCGCCGGGCTCGACGCGGAAGCCGCGGATCTTGATCTGGTCGTCGGCGCGCCCCTCGTAGACGATCCGGCCCCCGGTGTCGAACCGCGCCAGGTCACCCGTCCGGTACAGACGCCCCCCGCCGGCACCGAACCGGTCCGGCACGAAACGCGAAGCGGTCAGATCGGGACGGCCGAGATAGCCGTGGGCGAGGCCCTCGCCGCCGACGTACAGCTCGCCCGTCACACCGGGCGGGCACAGGTTCAGATACGGATCGAGGATGTAGGCGGGCTTGTTGACCAGGGGCAGGCCGACGGGGACGGCGGCGCGGGCGGTGTCGTCCTCGTCGACGGTGTGGGTGGTGGCGAAGATCATGACCTCGGCGGGGCCGTATCCGTTGAGGACGCGGATGCCCGGCTTCAGGCGGCGGAGCTTGTGGACATGGGCGGGGGACGCCGCCTCGCCGACGGTGAAGGCGGTGGTGACCGACTCGAACGCCTCGGGGTGCTCGTCGACCAGGAAGTTGAACAGGGTGGCGGAGAGCAGGAGCGTGGTGACGCGGTGCCGCCGGGTGAGCTCCGCGACCAGGGCGGGTTCGGGCTTCTGGCCGGGCTGGAGGACCGCCCGCCCGCCGTGCAGCAGCGGCGCCCAGAGCTCCAGGCTGAACGCGTCCCAGGAGACGGGTGAGGACTGGAGCCAGATCTGGTCGGGGCCTTCGGGCAGATAGGGCTGGCCGACGAGGGTGGCGACGAGGTTGCGGTGCGAGGAGAGGATGGCCTTCGGCCGCCCGGTGGAGCCGGAGGTGAACATCAGGCAGGCGGCGTCGTCGGGCGCGATGCGCACCCCCAGGTCGGCGGCTTCGTCGTCCACCGCCGTGCCGTGCGGCCCGAGACCGGCCGCTTCGTCGTCCACCGCCGTGCCGTGCGGCCCGAGACCGGCCGCTTCGTCGTCCTCGGGGCCGGCCGGCCCGGGAGCGTGGACGGTCCAGGGGCCGGTCAGGCGTCCGGCGAGGGCGGGGCGGGTGACGAGATGGCTGATGCCCGCGTCCTCGGCGGCCGAGCGCAGCCGCTCGTCGGGGAAGTCCGGGTCCAGCAGCACGTGTCCCGCGCCGGTCTTGAGGACGGCGAGGAGCGCGGTGACGAACGGGATGCCGCGTTCCAGCAGGACGCCCGCCAGGTCGCCGCGTCCGAGGCCGCGGGCGCGCAGTCCGCGGGCCAGGCGGTTGGCGCAGGCGTTGAGTTCGGCGTAGGTGACCG
This window contains:
- a CDS encoding non-ribosomal peptide synthetase, whose amino-acid sequence is MPFDPPVAPAQAPARLPLSVAQRDIWTAHALDPSGVKYNVAECREINGPVDPALMDAAWRRLVDEADFLRISRFEDDGERVWQIVDPDAGDRHLPYTDVSGADDPEGAAWRLIDALITAPFDLSGAPPVRCALIGLGEERYFYFYGFHHLVVDGVGVSMALSRLVELYERAVAGEPFGETPFGSLADLLAEEAAYRASPEAAATRAAWRDHLAGAPDAPAGLVRGTGHTAPAHGGLAFARRSVHLTAEDAERLRTVARGERVTWSVLLVALFTVYLHRVTGRDELVIALPVTGRTTRAARSTPGMASNVVPLRLRVDPGAPLADLVRTVSAEVKHGLRHQLTRYEDLCRDAGVIDGSRRLASPVLNIMGFHGELTVCGHPTVNHNISNGPVDDLSVAVLDLGAANGLRIDFDTPADGIDPGAVAAHQDRFAAFLSTVLASDAPTALPVAGLPVLTPREHARLTGPWAGPSAEPVEATLVELFEEQARIHPGRTALMDTAGTVTYAELNACANRLARGLRARGLGRGDLAGVLLERGIPFVTALLAVLKTGAGHVLLDPDFPDERLRSAAEDAGISHLVTRPALAGRLTGPWTVHAPGPAGPEDDEAAGLGPHGTAVDDEAAGLGPHGTAVDDEAADLGVRIAPDDAACLMFTSGSTGRPKAILSSHRNLVATLVGQPYLPEGPDQIWLQSSPVSWDAFSLELWAPLLHGGRAVLQPGQKPEPALVAELTRRHRVTTLLLSATLFNFLVDEHPEAFESVTTAFTVGEAASPAHVHKLRRLKPGIRVLNGYGPAEVMIFATTHTVDEDDTARAAVPVGLPLVNKPAYILDPYLNLCPPGVTGELYVGGEGLAHGYLGRPDLTASRFVPDRFGAGGGRLYRTGDLARFDTGGRIVYEGRADDQIKIRGFRVEPGETEAVLLGHPAVTQAVVTVHEQRLAAYVVLDAVAEPEEIRRHTADRLPDHLVPTYLTVLDRLPVTPNGKIDKRALPAPVALRAAIRAPRNRTEETLLGLFTTTLDATGPVGIDDSFFSLGGHSLLAARLTNRVAEALGVRLTVRDVFARPTVAGLAEVVAGREGAGGVVLPPLVPGEGASVAGVLPVASFAQRRLWLLAQLEGGSAAYNVPLVVRCAGGLDVGVLAAALGDVVGRHAPLRTVFEAVDGEPRQRILSPDEARVVVERRRIGAADLDAALAELAGTPFDLATDLPVRAVALETDDGATTLSLVVHHIATDGLSNAAFFADLERAYAARVAGAAVSVLEVPAVDYADYAAWQRRVLGSADDAGSVLGGDLAFWREALKGLPEEHGLGLDRPRPAVASHRGGQVQLDLGEELFARVGEFARAEGCTPFMVVHAALVAALSRLGAGADLAIGSPVAGRTDEALAELVGFFVNTLVLRTNSAGDPTFRELLARVRSADLDAFAHQEAPFDLVLEAANPSRTLSRHPLFQICLTLETGGVPELALHGLPTAEVRTVAGGSAKFDLEFFLRSDDGTALGATVIFAADLFDEVTVRRMAEVLGRVLGQVLEAPEVRLSRLETLSSGERELLTGSWAGSVAEAGELSLVRRFEAQVAAGPDRVALVDGDRQVSYAELNASANRLARHLRSQGLGRGDLAGVLLERGADFATAVVAVVKTGAGYTLLDPDFPDERLRSAAGDAGIGHLVTTTALAPRVDGPWTTVTASAADLTALAADDLGLEVTGDDTACVMFTSGSTGRPKGILSSHRNLVSTVSGQSYGRFGAEEVFLQCSPVSWDAFSLEFWGALLHGGVSVLQPGQRPEPALIAELSRRHGVTMLQLSASLFNFLVDEHPEAFESVTVAFTGGEAASPAHVHKLQRLRPGVEVVNGYGPAESMGFTTTHAIPRGDAPPALVPVGVPLVNKGAYILDPYLNLCPPGVTGELYLAGEGLAHGYLGRPDLTASRFVPDPYGTKGARLYRTGDLARFDTGGRIVYEGRADDQIKIRGFRVEPGETEAVLLGHPAVTQAVVTVHEQRLAAYVVLDAVAEPEEIRRHTADRLPDHLVPTFLTVLERMPLTPNGKVDKRSLPEPAPLATGGRAPRTPLEETLLALFRGTLATTALLTVDDDFFHLGGHSLLAARLTNRVAEALGVRLTIRDVFARPTVAGLAEVVAGREGAGGVVLPPLVPGEGASVAGVLPVASFAQRRLWLLAQLEGGSAAYNVPLVVRCAGGLDVGVLAAALGDVVGRHAPLRTVFEAVDGEPRQRILSPDEARVVVRRRRIDSADLDAALAELAGTPFDLGSDTPLRATLLDLADDRAQVLSLVLHHIATDGLSNAAFFADLERAYAARVAGAAVSVLEVPAVDYADYAAWQRRVLGSADDAGSVLGGDLAFWREALKGLPEEHGLGLDRPRPAVASHRGGQVQLDLGEELFARVGEFARAEGCTPFMVVHAALVAALSRLGAGADLAIGSPVAGRTDEALAELVGFFVNTLVLRTNSAGDPTFRELLARVRSADLDAFAHQEAPFDLVLEAANPSRTLSRHPLFQICLTLETGGVPELALHGLPTAEVRTVAGGSAKFDLEFFLRSDDGTALGATVIFAADLFDEVTVRRMAEVLGRVLGQVLEAPEVRLSRLETLSSGERELLTGSWAGSVAEAGELSLVRRFEAQVAAGPDRVALVDGDRQVSYAELNASANRLARHLRSQGLGRGDLAGVLLERGADFATAVVAVVKTGAGYTLLDPDFPDERLRSAAGDAGIGHLVTTTALAPRVDGPWTTVTASAADLTALAADDLGLEVTGDDTACVMFTSGSTGRPKGILSSHRNLVSTVSGQSYGRFGAEEVFLQCSPVSWDAFSLEFWGALLHGGVSVLQPGQRPEPALIAELSRRHGVTMLQLSASLFNFLVDEHPEAFESVTVAFTGGEAASPAHVHKLQRLRPGVEVVNGYGPAESMGFTTTHAIPRGDAPPALVPVGVPLVNKGAYILDPYLNLCPPGVTGELYLAGEGLAHGYLGRPDLTASRFVPDPYGTKGARLYRTGDLARFDTGGRIVYEGRADDQIKIRGFRVEPGETEAALLTHPSVTQAVVTVYRDRLAAHLVTEGVTEPDDIRRHVAERLPEHLVPTYLTVLERMPLTPNGKVDKRSLPDPAPLATGGRAPRTPLEETLLALFRGTLATTAPLTVDDDFFHHGGHSLLGARLTNHIAGALDVRLTVRDVFRHPTPARLAAHIESLKAAPARKARPALRRRTETDRISS